A portion of the Micromonospora vinacea genome contains these proteins:
- the fabI gene encoding enoyl-ACP reductase FabI, with amino-acid sequence MSGLLAGKRLLVTGVITDASIAFSVAKLAQENGAQVVLTGYGRLSLVERIAKRLPEPAPVIEVDVTNTEHLAGLADRVREHVDGLDGVVHSIGFAPQSCLGGGFLDAPWEDVATALHVSTFSYKSLAMAALPLMSPGGAVVGLTFDATKAWPVYDWMGVAKAGLESASRYLALHLGKQGIRSNLVAAGPLRTIAAKSIPGFDQFEDAWAERAPLGWSLTDQEPAARACLALLSDWFPATTGEIVHVDGGYHAIGS; translated from the coding sequence ATGTCCGGACTGCTCGCCGGTAAGCGACTGCTCGTCACCGGTGTCATCACCGACGCCTCGATCGCCTTCTCGGTGGCGAAGCTCGCTCAGGAAAACGGCGCGCAGGTCGTGCTCACCGGCTACGGCCGGCTCTCCCTGGTCGAGCGGATCGCCAAGCGGCTGCCCGAGCCGGCGCCGGTCATCGAGGTGGACGTCACCAACACCGAGCACCTGGCCGGCCTCGCCGACCGGGTACGCGAGCACGTCGACGGCCTCGACGGTGTCGTGCACTCGATCGGCTTCGCCCCGCAGAGCTGCCTGGGTGGCGGCTTCCTCGACGCGCCCTGGGAGGACGTGGCGACCGCCCTGCACGTCTCCACCTTCTCCTACAAGTCCCTCGCGATGGCGGCGCTGCCGCTGATGTCGCCCGGCGGCGCGGTGGTCGGCCTGACCTTCGACGCGACGAAGGCGTGGCCGGTCTACGACTGGATGGGCGTGGCCAAGGCCGGCCTGGAGTCCGCGTCCCGCTACCTGGCGCTGCACCTGGGCAAGCAGGGCATCCGCAGCAACCTGGTCGCCGCCGGGCCGCTGCGCACCATCGCCGCGAAGTCGATCCCCGGCTTCGACCAGTTCGAGGACGCCTGGGCCGAGCGGGCCCCGCTGGGCTGGAGCCTCACCGACCAGGAGCCCGCCGCGCGGGCCTGCCTGGCGCTGCTCTCCGACTGGTTCCCGGCCACCACCGGCGAGATCGTCCACGTCGACGGCGGCTACCACGCCATCGGTTCCTGA
- the fabG gene encoding 3-oxoacyl-ACP reductase FabG: protein MARTVLVTGGNRGIGLAIAQAFAKQGDRVAVTHRSGDAPDGLFGVRADVTDAASIDAAFAAVEAELGPVEVIVANAGMTADTLLLRMTEEQFTDVVDTNLTGAFRVAKRASGKMLRAKWGRMIFISSVVGLAGGAGQVNYAASKAGLVGIARSITRELGSRNITANVVAPGFISTDMTAGLSDDRKAEILKSIPAGRMASPDEVAAVVTWLASDSAGYVSGAVIPVDGGLGMGH from the coding sequence GTGGCCCGTACCGTGCTGGTGACCGGGGGCAACCGGGGAATCGGCCTGGCCATCGCGCAGGCCTTCGCCAAGCAGGGCGACCGGGTGGCGGTCACCCACCGCAGCGGCGACGCGCCCGACGGGCTGTTCGGCGTCCGCGCCGACGTCACCGACGCCGCCTCGATCGACGCCGCGTTCGCCGCCGTCGAGGCCGAACTGGGTCCGGTCGAGGTGATCGTCGCCAACGCCGGCATGACCGCCGACACGCTCCTGCTGCGCATGACCGAGGAACAGTTCACCGACGTGGTGGACACCAACCTCACCGGCGCGTTCCGGGTCGCGAAGCGGGCCTCCGGCAAGATGCTCCGCGCCAAGTGGGGCCGCATGATCTTCATCTCCTCGGTGGTCGGCCTCGCCGGCGGCGCCGGGCAGGTCAACTACGCCGCCAGCAAGGCCGGCCTCGTCGGCATCGCCCGCTCGATCACCCGGGAGCTGGGCAGCCGCAACATCACCGCGAACGTGGTGGCGCCCGGCTTCATCTCCACCGACATGACCGCCGGCCTCTCCGATGACCGCAAGGCGGAGATCCTCAAGTCCATCCCGGCCGGCCGGATGGCCAGCCCGGACGAGGTCGCCGCCGTGGTCACCTGGCTGGCCTCCGACAGCGCCGGTTACGTCTCCGGCGCCGTCATCCCGGTCGACGGCGGCCTCGGCATGGGCCACTAA
- a CDS encoding sensor histidine kinase — MNRQPIAVAVRALRQTVLGPDARPERPLLARWPGPARYAAPVGLLAALGLFLITLTVESEWGLAPPIALLFAAMTVAPLLALPRRPLLAWRLTVLALLICTFNAPDDQAWPWTPPLALGSIAVVAVVVARVDRPVLVWVVVISTVPVLTLVHPDNRVPVLLLLGALAIVGDLIRRNRLSRHALAAQAELSEREQERRAVLEERTRIARELHDVVAHHMSLIAVQAETAPYRLTDVPAPVAAEFVAIAASARDALTDMRRLLGVLRSETSGPQTAPQPDLTDLGAMVDAARRAGLPVTLDAEPVDDDRVPAPVGLAAYRIVQEGLANAARHAAGAAVRVTVRAGQSGLGVRVENSPADVRPTADGGSGHGLTGMRERATSLGGTFTAGPLPGGGYAVAAELPYDAEGGYR, encoded by the coding sequence GTGAACCGGCAACCGATCGCGGTGGCAGTGCGGGCCCTGCGGCAGACAGTGCTGGGCCCGGACGCCCGGCCCGAGCGGCCGCTGCTGGCCCGTTGGCCCGGGCCGGCCCGCTACGCCGCGCCGGTCGGTCTGCTCGCCGCGCTCGGCCTCTTCCTGATCACGCTGACAGTGGAGAGCGAATGGGGCCTGGCGCCGCCGATCGCGCTCCTGTTCGCGGCGATGACTGTGGCACCGCTGCTGGCGTTGCCCCGGCGTCCGCTGCTGGCCTGGCGGCTGACGGTGCTGGCCCTGCTGATCTGCACGTTCAACGCGCCGGACGACCAGGCCTGGCCGTGGACCCCGCCGCTGGCGCTCGGGTCGATCGCGGTGGTGGCGGTGGTCGTCGCACGGGTCGACCGGCCGGTGCTGGTCTGGGTGGTGGTGATCAGCACGGTGCCGGTGCTCACCCTGGTCCATCCCGACAACCGGGTCCCCGTCCTGCTGCTACTCGGCGCGCTGGCGATCGTCGGCGACCTGATCCGCCGCAACCGGCTGTCCCGGCACGCGCTGGCGGCGCAGGCCGAGCTGAGCGAACGGGAGCAGGAGCGCCGCGCGGTGCTGGAGGAACGCACCCGGATCGCCCGGGAGCTGCACGACGTGGTGGCCCACCACATGTCGCTGATCGCGGTGCAGGCGGAGACCGCCCCGTACCGGCTGACGGACGTGCCGGCCCCGGTGGCCGCGGAGTTCGTCGCCATCGCCGCGTCGGCCCGTGACGCGCTGACCGACATGCGGCGGCTGTTGGGGGTGCTGCGCAGCGAGACGAGCGGGCCGCAGACCGCGCCGCAGCCGGACCTCACCGACCTGGGCGCGATGGTGGACGCGGCACGCCGGGCCGGGCTGCCGGTCACCCTGGACGCCGAACCGGTGGACGACGACCGGGTGCCCGCGCCGGTCGGGCTGGCCGCGTACCGCATCGTGCAGGAGGGCCTGGCCAACGCGGCCCGCCACGCGGCCGGCGCCGCGGTGCGCGTCACCGTCCGCGCCGGTCAATCCGGTCTGGGAGTACGCGTCGAGAACTCCCCGGCCGACGTCCGACCGACCGCTGACGGCGGCTCCGGGCACGGGCTGACCGGCATGCGGGAACGGGCCACCTCGCTGGGCGGTACGTTCACCGCCGGGCCGCTGCCCGGCGGGGGTTACGCGGTGGCGGCCGAGTTGCCGTACGACGCGGAGGGCGGGTACCGATGA
- a CDS encoding response regulator: protein MIRVLIADDQAMVRQGFGALLAAQPDLLVVGDAADGAQAVAAARHLDPDVVLMDVRMPVMDGLEATRKLLGDRSAQRPRVLILTTFDLDDYVYEALRAGASGFLLKDAPAADLVQAVRVVAAGDALLAPGVTRRLIAEFAARPDRRRPRPTDLAGLTPRETEVLRLIARGRNNAEIAGDLVVAEQTVKTHVGRILAKLGLRDRAQAVVLAYETGLVAAGE, encoded by the coding sequence ATGATCCGGGTGCTGATCGCCGACGACCAGGCGATGGTCCGGCAGGGTTTCGGCGCGTTGCTCGCCGCCCAACCGGACCTGCTGGTGGTGGGTGACGCCGCCGACGGGGCGCAGGCGGTGGCCGCCGCCCGCCACCTCGACCCGGACGTGGTGCTGATGGACGTGCGGATGCCGGTCATGGACGGGCTGGAGGCCACCCGCAAGCTGCTCGGTGACCGGTCGGCGCAGCGACCCCGGGTGCTCATCCTCACCACCTTCGACCTGGACGACTACGTGTACGAGGCGCTGCGCGCCGGGGCCAGCGGGTTCCTGCTCAAGGACGCCCCGGCGGCCGATCTGGTGCAGGCGGTGCGGGTGGTGGCGGCCGGGGACGCGCTGCTCGCCCCGGGGGTCACCCGCCGGCTGATCGCCGAGTTCGCGGCCCGTCCGGACCGCCGCCGCCCGCGCCCCACCGACCTGGCCGGGCTCACCCCCCGCGAGACCGAGGTGCTGCGGTTGATCGCCCGGGGCCGCAACAACGCGGAGATCGCGGGTGACCTGGTGGTGGCCGAGCAGACAGTGAAGACGCACGTGGGGCGGATCCTGGCCAAGCTGGGTCTGCGCGACCGGGCCCAGGCAGTGGTGCTGGCGTACGAGACGGGTCTGGTGGCCGCCGGCGAGTAG
- a CDS encoding alpha/beta hydrolase, with the protein MRRRGASRVAMAALLGVNLVLPTRPEPATAAGFEAYPVMAAAMRAAGPPYADWAADGRRFLLFDARGDGRAVEVLGDLADADRIAVLVPGVGSTLADFDRGLGGVARRAPAVQAGQLFRELRATDPAARVAVLAWLGYDPPDGVLTAAGGVSARRGAAGLAALLRELAGRRPAATITLVGHSYGALVVSLAAADAPSQVTDVVSLGGVGAGVQRADDLPGVRRFWAAEAPTDWIRRVPPVRLPGLGFGRRPGDRAFGARPLPVGGVAGHDGYLASGSAALVAVAAVVLGGIDAARIGDVR; encoded by the coding sequence ATGCGACGACGAGGTGCCAGCCGGGTGGCGATGGCCGCGCTGCTCGGCGTGAACCTGGTCCTGCCGACCCGACCCGAGCCGGCCACGGCGGCGGGGTTCGAGGCGTACCCGGTGATGGCGGCGGCGATGCGCGCGGCCGGCCCCCCGTACGCGGACTGGGCGGCCGACGGACGCCGGTTCCTGCTGTTCGACGCGCGCGGTGACGGCCGCGCGGTGGAGGTGTTGGGCGACCTCGCCGACGCGGACCGGATCGCGGTGCTGGTGCCGGGGGTCGGCAGCACCCTCGCCGACTTCGACAGGGGGTTGGGCGGGGTGGCCCGGCGGGCGCCGGCGGTGCAGGCCGGGCAGCTCTTCCGGGAGCTGCGGGCGACCGACCCGGCGGCGCGGGTGGCGGTGCTGGCCTGGCTCGGCTACGACCCGCCCGACGGGGTGTTGACCGCCGCCGGTGGCGTCAGCGCCCGGCGCGGCGCGGCCGGGCTGGCCGCGCTGCTGCGGGAGCTGGCCGGGCGGCGTCCGGCGGCGACGATCACGCTCGTCGGGCACAGCTACGGGGCGCTGGTGGTGTCGCTGGCGGCGGCGGACGCACCGTCCCAGGTCACCGACGTGGTCAGCCTCGGCGGCGTCGGTGCCGGGGTGCAGCGCGCCGACGACCTGCCCGGCGTGCGGCGGTTCTGGGCGGCCGAGGCGCCGACCGACTGGATCCGTCGGGTACCGCCGGTGCGGCTGCCCGGCCTGGGCTTCGGCCGGCGACCGGGCGACCGGGCTTTCGGCGCCCGACCCCTGCCGGTGGGTGGGGTGGCGGGGCACGACGGTTACCTCGCGTCGGGCAGCGCCGCGCTGGTAGCGGTGGCAGCGGTGGTGCTGGGCGGCATCGACGCCGCCCGGATCGGGGACGTCCGGTGA
- a CDS encoding acyltransferase family protein has protein sequence MSRDRAIDALRAYAIGGVVLGHWLVTGLVLAGDGGLHQASPLTALPDLAPVTWVLQTLGLFFFTAGFGSTRSLARHPGGAGGWLAGRLRRLLLPTVALLGVGAAVLLAATVVGTSDDTLAVALRLAVSPLWFLLPLVVLVALTGPLRVAVRRWGVARCGTPAVAVVAAADLAVRLLPAGTDLPPVTVLAAWSVPYLLGVAHADGRLNGRRAGGTVAAGGAVALAALLALGYPVSAVGVPGAGVSNLNPPSLLVVALAVAQVGLGLLARPALHRLLTRPLASRAVSAVNRSAVRIYLWHQPVLVAVTALTARTGLAVPGLHTVPDDPGWVLARCCWLPLFAVVLVTVVRVGQPVSFRRGVFAGGEGRRQPGGGGFAGRSAECVPSAPQVYDHRRSGPPDLQEVIAVRDSDPPSRGRADGQSR, from the coding sequence GTGAGCCGGGACCGTGCGATCGACGCGTTGCGGGCGTACGCCATCGGCGGTGTGGTGCTGGGGCATTGGCTGGTCACCGGGTTGGTGCTGGCCGGCGACGGCGGGCTGCACCAGGCCAGTCCGCTGACCGCGCTGCCCGACCTGGCCCCGGTGACCTGGGTGTTGCAGACGCTCGGGCTCTTCTTCTTCACCGCCGGGTTCGGCTCGACCCGGTCGCTGGCCCGCCACCCGGGCGGTGCGGGCGGTTGGCTGGCTGGGCGGCTGCGCCGGCTGCTGCTGCCCACTGTGGCGCTGCTCGGTGTGGGGGCCGCCGTGCTGCTCGCCGCCACAGTCGTCGGCACCTCGGACGACACGCTCGCCGTCGCGCTGCGCCTCGCGGTCAGCCCGTTGTGGTTCCTGCTACCGCTGGTGGTCCTGGTCGCGCTGACCGGCCCGTTGCGTGTCGCCGTACGCCGGTGGGGGGTGGCGCGGTGCGGGACACCGGCGGTGGCCGTGGTGGCCGCGGCCGACCTGGCCGTCCGGCTGTTGCCGGCCGGCACCGACCTGCCCCCGGTCACCGTGCTGGCGGCCTGGTCGGTGCCGTACCTGCTGGGCGTGGCGCACGCCGACGGGCGGCTGAACGGCCGGCGGGCGGGCGGCACGGTGGCGGCCGGTGGGGCGGTCGCGCTGGCGGCGCTGCTGGCGCTCGGCTACCCGGTGAGCGCGGTCGGCGTGCCCGGGGCCGGGGTGTCCAACCTGAACCCGCCGTCGCTGCTGGTCGTGGCGCTGGCGGTCGCCCAGGTCGGGCTGGGGCTGCTCGCCCGGCCGGCGCTGCACCGGTTGCTGACCCGGCCGCTGGCAAGCCGGGCGGTGAGCGCCGTGAACCGGTCCGCGGTGCGGATCTACCTGTGGCACCAACCGGTACTGGTGGCGGTGACAGCGCTCACCGCCCGCACCGGGCTGGCAGTGCCCGGTCTGCACACCGTCCCGGACGACCCGGGGTGGGTGCTGGCGCGCTGCTGCTGGCTGCCGTTGTTCGCCGTGGTGCTGGTCACTGTCGTGCGAGTGGGTCAGCCGGTGTCGTTTCGCCGAGGCGTATTCGCTGGTGGCGAAGGGCGTCGCCAACCGGGCGGTGGAGGGTTCGCCGGCCGGTCGGCCGAGTGCGTTCCGTCGGCACCGCAGGTGTACGATCATCGACGTTCCGGCCCGCCCGACTTGCAGGAGGTGATCGCTGTGCGAGATAGCGATCCTCCCAGTCGTGGCCGGGCCGATGGTCAGTCCCGCTGA
- a CDS encoding VWA domain-containing protein → MIRFLQPWWLLAVLPVFALAAFYVWRQLHRRAYAMRFTNVDLLRTVAPKGLGWRRHVPATAFLLCLLVLATALARPAVDTKEPLERATVMLAIDVSLSMQADDVAPNRLEAAQEAAKQFVSELPESYNLGLVSFAKAANVLVPPGKDRDAVTSAVDGLVLAEATATGEAVFTCLEAIRSVPADGAAGIPPARIVLLSDGFRTSGRAVEEAAAAAQAANVPVSTIAFGTDTGQVDIGGQLQRVPVDRLALAELAETTEGYYYEAASVSELKQVYQDMGSSIGFRTEPREVTQWYAGVALLLALCAGAFSLLWSSRML, encoded by the coding sequence ATGATCCGTTTTCTGCAACCGTGGTGGCTGCTGGCCGTGCTGCCGGTGTTCGCCCTCGCCGCGTTCTACGTCTGGCGGCAGTTGCACCGCAGGGCGTACGCGATGCGGTTCACCAATGTGGACCTGCTGCGTACGGTCGCGCCGAAGGGCCTGGGCTGGCGTCGGCACGTCCCGGCGACCGCGTTCCTGCTCTGCCTGCTGGTGCTGGCCACCGCGCTGGCCCGTCCGGCGGTGGACACCAAGGAGCCGCTGGAACGGGCGACGGTGATGCTCGCCATCGACGTGTCGTTGTCGATGCAGGCCGACGACGTGGCGCCGAACCGGCTGGAGGCGGCCCAGGAGGCGGCCAAGCAGTTCGTCAGTGAGCTGCCGGAGAGCTACAACCTGGGCCTCGTGTCGTTCGCCAAGGCGGCCAACGTGCTGGTGCCACCGGGCAAGGACCGGGACGCGGTGACCAGCGCCGTCGACGGGCTGGTGCTGGCCGAGGCGACAGCGACCGGTGAGGCGGTGTTCACCTGTCTGGAGGCGATCCGGTCGGTGCCGGCCGACGGCGCGGCGGGTATTCCGCCGGCCCGGATCGTGCTGCTCTCCGACGGTTTCCGGACCTCGGGTCGGGCGGTGGAGGAGGCGGCGGCGGCCGCGCAGGCGGCCAACGTTCCGGTCTCCACCATCGCCTTCGGCACCGACACCGGCCAGGTCGACATCGGCGGGCAGTTGCAGCGGGTGCCGGTGGACCGGTTGGCCCTCGCCGAGCTGGCCGAGACCACCGAGGGTTACTACTACGAGGCGGCTTCGGTGAGCGAACTGAAGCAGGTCTACCAGGACATGGGCAGCTCGATCGGGTTCCGCACCGAGCCGCGTGAGGTGACCCAGTGGTACGCCGGGGTGGCGTTGCTGCTGGCGCTCTGCGCGGGCGCGTTCAGTCTGCTCTGGTCGTCCCGGATGCTGTAG
- a CDS encoding DUF58 domain-containing protein, whose amino-acid sequence MARAAAVTSPTPRPAPLADRSEAVLSRLQLLVTRKLDGLLQGDYAGLLPGPGSEAGESREYRPGDDVRRMDWPVTARTTTPHVRRTVADRELETWLALDLSASLDFGTGQWLKREVVVAAAAAITHLTVRGGNRIGAVIGTGGGASAPARRWRGGPPPAGPGVLTRLPARSGRKEAQGLLRAVAGTAIQPGRGDLGALIEMLNRPPRRRGVAVVVSDFLAPAEQWARPMRKLRVRHDVLAIEVVDPRELELPDVGVLPVVDPESGELHEVQTADPRLRQRYAEAATAQRATIAAALRGAGAAHLRLRTDRDWLLDMVRFVAAQRHARTRGTTR is encoded by the coding sequence CTGGCCCGGGCAGCGGCCGTGACCTCACCCACCCCTCGTCCGGCTCCCCTCGCCGACCGCAGTGAGGCAGTGCTGTCCCGGCTTCAGTTGCTCGTCACCCGCAAGCTCGACGGTCTGCTCCAGGGCGACTACGCCGGCCTGCTGCCCGGACCGGGCAGTGAGGCGGGAGAGTCCCGGGAGTACCGCCCCGGCGACGACGTGCGCCGGATGGACTGGCCGGTCACGGCGCGGACCACCACACCGCACGTGCGGCGTACGGTCGCCGACCGGGAGTTGGAGACCTGGCTCGCGCTGGACCTCTCCGCCAGCCTCGACTTCGGCACCGGTCAGTGGCTCAAGCGGGAGGTCGTGGTGGCCGCCGCGGCCGCCATCACCCACCTGACAGTGCGCGGGGGTAACCGGATCGGCGCCGTGATCGGCACCGGGGGCGGGGCGTCCGCGCCGGCCCGACGCTGGCGGGGCGGACCACCACCGGCCGGGCCCGGGGTGCTCACCCGGCTGCCGGCCCGCTCCGGCCGCAAGGAGGCGCAGGGCCTGCTGCGTGCCGTCGCCGGCACCGCCATCCAGCCCGGCCGTGGTGATCTGGGCGCCCTGATCGAGATGCTCAACCGGCCGCCCCGCCGTCGCGGGGTGGCCGTGGTGGTCTCGGACTTCCTCGCGCCGGCCGAGCAGTGGGCGCGGCCGATGCGCAAGCTGCGCGTCCGCCACGACGTGCTGGCCATCGAGGTGGTCGACCCGCGTGAGCTGGAACTGCCCGACGTGGGCGTGCTGCCGGTGGTCGACCCGGAGAGCGGTGAACTGCACGAGGTGCAGACCGCCGACCCGCGGCTGCGGCAGCGCTACGCCGAGGCCGCCACCGCCCAACGGGCCACGATCGCCGCCGCCCTGCGCGGCGCCGGCGCTGCCCACCTGCGTCTTCGTACCGACCGAGACTGGCTGCTGGACATGGTGCGATTCGTGGCCGCGCAGCGGCACGCGCGTACCCGGGGGACGACACGATGA
- a CDS encoding AAA family ATPase, producing MAQPTMPDAPTPNGAAPAPVTTPAQDATLLEKGLFEIKRVIVGQDRMVERMFVALLARGHCLLEGVPGVAKTLAVETLAKVVGGSFARVQFTPDLVPADIMGTRIYRQSSEKFDVELGPVFVNFLLADEINRAPAKVQSALLEVMSERQVSIGGESHRVPDPFLVMATQNPIEQEGVYPLPEAQRDRFLMKIVVGYPTDAEEREIVYRMGVAAPEPTAVFDTPELIALQRKADQVFVHNALVDYAVRLVLATRAPAEHGMPDVAQLIQYGASPRASLGLVRATRALALLRGRDYALPQDVQDIAPDILRHRLVLSYDALADDVPADHIVQRVMSTIPLPAVAPRQQATPPSIAPPPGAGWPGQRP from the coding sequence GTGGCCCAGCCGACCATGCCCGACGCCCCGACGCCGAACGGAGCGGCACCTGCGCCGGTGACCACACCGGCGCAGGACGCCACCCTGTTGGAAAAGGGCCTGTTCGAGATCAAACGTGTGATCGTCGGGCAGGACCGGATGGTGGAGCGGATGTTCGTCGCGCTGCTCGCCCGCGGCCACTGCCTGCTCGAAGGCGTGCCCGGGGTGGCCAAGACCCTGGCGGTGGAGACCCTCGCCAAGGTCGTCGGCGGGTCCTTCGCCCGGGTGCAGTTCACCCCGGACCTGGTGCCCGCCGACATCATGGGCACCCGGATCTACCGGCAGTCCAGTGAGAAGTTCGACGTCGAGCTCGGGCCGGTCTTCGTCAACTTCCTGCTCGCCGACGAGATCAACCGGGCGCCGGCGAAGGTGCAGTCCGCGCTGCTGGAGGTCATGAGCGAGCGGCAGGTGTCCATCGGTGGGGAGAGCCACCGGGTGCCCGACCCGTTCCTGGTGATGGCCACCCAGAACCCGATCGAGCAGGAGGGCGTCTACCCGCTGCCCGAGGCGCAGCGGGACCGGTTCCTCATGAAGATCGTGGTGGGCTACCCGACCGACGCGGAGGAGCGGGAGATCGTCTACCGGATGGGCGTGGCCGCGCCCGAGCCGACAGCGGTGTTCGACACCCCGGAGCTGATCGCCCTGCAACGCAAGGCGGACCAGGTCTTCGTCCACAACGCCCTTGTCGACTACGCGGTCCGGTTGGTGCTGGCCACCCGCGCTCCGGCCGAGCACGGCATGCCCGACGTCGCGCAACTGATCCAGTACGGTGCCAGCCCACGCGCGTCGCTGGGCCTGGTCCGGGCCACCCGCGCGTTGGCGCTGCTGCGCGGGCGTGACTACGCGCTGCCGCAGGACGTGCAGGACATCGCGCCGGACATCCTGCGGCACCGGTTGGTGCTCAGCTACGACGCGCTCGCCGACGACGTGCCCGCCGACCACATCGTGCAGCGGGTGATGTCGACGATCCCGCTCCCGGCGGTCGCTCCCCGGCAGCAGGCCACGCCGCCGTCGATCGCGCCGCCGCCGGGCGCTGGCTGGCCCGGGCAGCGGCCGTGA
- a CDS encoding PH domain-containing protein — MPPEPGALSTAAPGGRGPLEPWPDTVNWQPISTDLIWVELIRLAIVVAIGLVVTAVGWAFSGHWLFGLAVALVLVFGVWRAIAIVRAVRAWGYAERENDLLVRHGLLVRRLSIVPYSRMQFVDVSAGPLERAFDLATVQLHTAAAASDARVPGLRPAEASRLRDRLTALGEDRAEGL; from the coding sequence CTGCCGCCCGAGCCCGGCGCGCTGTCGACGGCCGCGCCGGGTGGCCGAGGCCCGCTGGAGCCCTGGCCGGACACTGTCAACTGGCAGCCGATCTCCACCGACCTGATCTGGGTGGAGCTGATCCGGCTGGCGATCGTGGTCGCCATCGGCCTGGTGGTGACGGCGGTCGGCTGGGCGTTCAGCGGCCACTGGCTGTTCGGGCTCGCCGTCGCCCTCGTGCTGGTGTTCGGGGTGTGGCGGGCCATCGCGATCGTCCGCGCGGTCCGGGCCTGGGGGTACGCCGAGCGGGAGAACGACCTGCTGGTCCGGCACGGGCTGCTGGTCCGCCGGCTCTCCATCGTGCCGTACTCGCGGATGCAGTTCGTCGACGTGAGCGCCGGGCCGTTGGAGCGGGCGTTCGACCTGGCCACCGTGCAGTTGCACACCGCGGCGGCGGCGAGCGACGCCCGGGTGCCCGGGCTGCGGCCGGCGGAGGCGTCCCGGCTGCGCGACCGGCTCACCGCGCTCGGCGAGGACCGGGCAGAGGGCCTGTGA
- a CDS encoding PH domain-containing protein has protein sequence MSDGPAEPSTVPPTGPTPPGPVLPAGTSATDAAPPGPPGAPAPWPTPPGGGEGEPRQRLHPLSPVLHGAKSLVVVIAGLSWSTLSRVGFGWFAAMVAVLALGATVLSVISWYNTGYHVVGRELRVYEGLLWRRTRAIPLERLQAVEVVRPLLAQLTGLAELRLEVVGGGKTEAPLAYLGVADAAVLRERLLALAGRVAQLPAPGDAAAPVAPGATAPPAAVPGRPLHAVRNQNLLISQLLTPQAFLLPFGVAFVVVQFLTAGSWSFVAVASTLTAMAGVLLQPIRRVLDDWNFRLARDGGTLRVHNGLLETRAQTVPLDRVQTVRATWPLLWRMKGWLRLRLEVAGYSVAEADDRNRPDRLLPVGDLPTATMIVAEVLPGVRLDVLTLSPPPRRTRWLHPLGRAAFGAGLFEEVFATRSGRLTRQLVIVPYARIQSVRVVQGPLQRRLGLASVHADTAGGSGATAQDRDLAEAWALAADLTTRAHQARTQP, from the coding sequence ATGAGCGACGGGCCCGCCGAGCCGAGCACCGTGCCACCCACCGGCCCGACGCCACCGGGGCCGGTGCTGCCCGCTGGCACGTCAGCCACCGACGCGGCTCCCCCTGGGCCGCCGGGAGCGCCCGCGCCGTGGCCGACACCACCCGGCGGCGGCGAGGGCGAACCCCGGCAGCGACTGCACCCGCTCAGCCCGGTGCTGCACGGCGCCAAGTCCCTGGTCGTGGTGATCGCCGGGCTGTCCTGGTCGACGCTGTCCCGGGTGGGCTTCGGCTGGTTCGCCGCCATGGTGGCGGTACTGGCGCTCGGCGCGACAGTGCTGTCGGTGATCAGCTGGTACAACACCGGCTACCACGTCGTCGGCCGGGAACTACGGGTGTACGAGGGGCTGCTCTGGCGGCGTACCCGGGCCATCCCGTTGGAACGGTTGCAGGCCGTGGAGGTGGTCCGGCCGCTGCTCGCCCAGCTCACCGGCCTGGCCGAGCTGCGCTTGGAGGTGGTCGGCGGAGGCAAGACCGAGGCGCCACTGGCGTACCTCGGGGTGGCCGACGCGGCAGTGCTGCGCGAGCGTCTGCTGGCGCTGGCCGGGCGGGTGGCGCAGCTGCCCGCGCCCGGCGACGCGGCCGCCCCGGTGGCCCCGGGTGCGACAGCGCCGCCGGCGGCCGTGCCGGGCCGGCCACTGCACGCGGTACGCAACCAGAACCTGCTGATCAGCCAACTCCTCACCCCTCAGGCGTTCCTGCTCCCGTTCGGTGTGGCCTTCGTCGTGGTGCAGTTCCTCACCGCCGGATCATGGTCGTTCGTCGCTGTGGCGAGCACACTGACCGCGATGGCGGGTGTGCTGCTGCAACCGATCCGCCGGGTCCTCGACGACTGGAACTTCCGGCTGGCCCGCGACGGCGGCACGCTGCGGGTGCACAACGGCCTGCTGGAGACGCGGGCGCAGACCGTGCCGTTGGACCGGGTGCAGACCGTGCGGGCCACCTGGCCGCTGCTGTGGCGGATGAAGGGCTGGCTGCGGCTGCGGCTGGAGGTGGCCGGTTACTCCGTCGCGGAGGCCGACGACCGCAACCGGCCCGACCGGTTGCTGCCGGTCGGCGACCTGCCGACGGCGACGATGATCGTCGCCGAGGTGCTTCCCGGGGTACGCCTCGACGTGCTCACGCTGAGCCCACCTCCGCGCCGGACCCGTTGGCTGCACCCACTGGGCCGCGCCGCGTTCGGCGCCGGGCTGTTCGAGGAGGTCTTCGCCACCCGGTCCGGGCGGCTCACCCGGCAGCTGGTGATCGTGCCGTACGCCCGGATCCAGAGCGTGCGAGTGGTCCAGGGGCCCCTCCAGCGCCGGCTGGGGTTGGCCTCCGTACACGCGGACACCGCGGGCGGCTCCGGCGCCACCGCCCAGGACCGCGACCTGGCAGAGGCCTGGGCCCTGGCGGCCGATCTGACCACGAGAGCCCACCAGGCCCGCACCCAACCCTGA